The Nitrospirota bacterium genome includes a window with the following:
- a CDS encoding AAA family ATPase, with the protein MRKKPEISAGRTVVVDGVTLHLAQPIASSQEWIGEREILRQLLACWLVVDEKDLPLSPRITGPPGIGKTTLAMSGARERKQALYIFQCTADTRPEDLLITPVLAESGSIAYHASPLVTAMLTGAVCVLDEGNRMNEKSWASLASLLDHRRCVESIVAGILVTAHPEFRCCVTMNEDASTYEVPDYILSRLQPTLNMGFPGKEDELAILRYHLPFAPAEMLAMTVEFLQQAHQLNLDYSVRDGIHILQYALKRLAQDPAHPLSKDEAWREALVKVLSDEALDLQALARRRKRALGDQPLPKGLGDFFFESDDPLHPGR; encoded by the coding sequence ATGCGAAAGAAACCGGAAATCAGCGCCGGTCGGACCGTGGTCGTCGACGGAGTGACGCTCCACCTGGCGCAACCGATCGCCAGTTCGCAGGAATGGATCGGCGAGCGGGAAATTCTGCGGCAACTGCTGGCCTGCTGGCTGGTCGTCGACGAGAAAGATCTGCCGCTTTCGCCGCGCATCACGGGCCCGCCCGGCATCGGCAAGACGACGCTGGCCATGTCCGGCGCCCGTGAGCGGAAACAAGCCCTTTACATCTTTCAGTGCACGGCCGACACCAGACCCGAAGACCTGCTGATCACGCCCGTCCTGGCGGAGTCCGGGTCTATCGCCTACCACGCGTCGCCGCTGGTCACCGCCATGCTGACCGGCGCCGTCTGCGTGTTGGACGAAGGCAACCGCATGAACGAAAAGAGTTGGGCGTCGCTCGCCTCGCTCCTGGACCATCGCCGATGCGTGGAATCGATCGTCGCCGGCATTCTCGTCACGGCCCATCCCGAGTTCCGCTGCTGCGTCACGATGAACGAAGACGCGTCCACATACGAAGTGCCGGATTACATCCTGTCCCGGCTCCAGCCGACGTTGAACATGGGCTTTCCCGGCAAGGAGGATGAGTTGGCCATCCTCCGGTACCATCTCCCCTTCGCGCCGGCCGAGATGCTGGCCATGACCGTGGAGTTCCTCCAACAGGCGCATCAGCTCAATCTGGACTATTCGGTCCGGGACGGCATCCACATCCTGCAATACGCGCTCAAGCGCCTGGCTCAGGACCCCGCTCATCCGCTCTCGAAAGACGAAGCCTGGCGTGAGGCCCTGGTCAAGGTGCTGAGCGACGAGGCCTTGGACCTGCAAGCCCTGGCACGCCGGCGCAAACGGGCGCTCGGCGATCAGCCGTTGCCGAAAGGCCTGGGGGATTTCTTCTTCGAAAGCGACGACCCCCTGCATCCGGGCCGTTAA